The following are from one region of the Staphylococcus argenteus genome:
- a CDS encoding NAD(P)/FAD-dependent oxidoreductase: protein MQHHKVAIIGAGAAGIGMAITLKDFGIEDVIILEKGTVGHSFKHWPKSTRTITPSFTSNGFGMPDMNAVSMDTSPAFTFNEEHISGETYAEYLQVVANHYELNIIENTVVTNVSVDDAYYTIATTTETYNADYIFVATGDYSFPKKPFKYGIHYSEIEDFNTFNKGQYVVIGGNESGFDAAYQLAKNGSDIALYTSTTGLNDPDADPSVRLSPYTRQRLGNVIKQGARIEMNVHYTVKDIEFNNGQYHISFDSGQSVLTPHEPILATGFDATKNPIVQQLFTTTNQDIKLTNHDESTRYPNIFMIGATVENDNAKLCYIYKFRARFAVLAHLLTQREGLPAKQEVIENYQKNQMYLDDYSCCEVSCTC from the coding sequence ATGCAACATCATAAAGTGGCTATTATCGGTGCCGGTGCTGCAGGTATAGGTATGGCCATTACCTTAAAAGATTTCGGTATAGAAGATGTCATTATTTTAGAAAAAGGAACAGTAGGCCATTCATTTAAACATTGGCCTAAATCGACGCGTACGATTACGCCGTCATTTACGTCTAATGGATTTGGCATGCCTGATATGAATGCAGTTTCTATGGATACTTCACCAGCATTTACATTTAATGAAGAACATATTTCCGGAGAAACATATGCTGAATATTTACAAGTGGTCGCCAACCATTACGAACTGAATATCATTGAAAATACCGTTGTCACAAATGTATCTGTAGATGATGCATACTATACGATTGCAACGACAACAGAGACATATAACGCGGATTATATCTTTGTCGCAACAGGTGATTATAGTTTCCCTAAAAAGCCTTTTAAATATGGTATTCATTATAGTGAAATTGAAGACTTTAATACCTTTAATAAAGGACAATATGTAGTTATTGGTGGTAATGAAAGTGGCTTTGATGCAGCTTATCAACTTGCAAAAAATGGCTCTGACATTGCACTTTACACAAGTACAACCGGATTAAATGATCCAGATGCTGATCCTAGTGTTAGATTGTCACCTTATACACGTCAGCGACTAGGTAATGTTATTAAACAAGGTGCACGCATTGAAATGAATGTACATTATACGGTTAAAGATATTGAGTTTAACAATGGTCAGTATCATATCAGTTTTGATAGCGGACAAAGTGTGCTTACGCCTCATGAACCAATACTAGCAACTGGCTTTGATGCAACAAAAAATCCAATCGTTCAACAACTGTTTACGACTACTAATCAAGATATTAAATTAACAAATCATGATGAATCGACACGTTATCCGAATATTTTTATGATTGGCGCAACAGTTGAAAATGATAATGCCAAATTATGCTATATCTATAAATTCAGAGCGCGATTTGCAGTACTTGCCCATCTTTTAACACAGCGGGAAGGCTTACCAGCTAAACAAGAGGTCATTGAAAATTACCAAAAAAATCAAATGTATTTAGATGATTATTCATGTTGTGAAGTGTCATGCACATGTTAG
- a CDS encoding DUF4176 domain-containing protein has protein sequence METIGSIIYLKEGSQKLMIINRGPIVEIENQKYMFDYSACKYPIGVVEDEIYYFNEENIDSVIFKGYSDQDEDRFQELFNNMKQNLNSDIQRGEVTQQ, from the coding sequence ATGGAAACAATAGGAAGCATAATTTATTTAAAAGAAGGTTCACAAAAGTTAATGATTATTAATAGAGGACCAATTGTAGAAATTGAAAATCAAAAGTATATGTTTGACTATTCTGCATGTAAATATCCCATTGGTGTAGTGGAAGATGAAATTTATTATTTTAATGAAGAAAATATAGATTCAGTTATTTTTAAAGGTTATTCTGATCAAGATGAGGATAGATTTCAAGAGTTGTTTAATAATATGAAACAAAATTTGAATAGTGATATACAACGTGGAGAAGTTACACAACAATAA
- a CDS encoding TIGR04197 family type VII secretion effector, whose protein sequence is MMSTVQSDIFKTNSASSSIKSAAETCNNVSKPDKDESTTVSGNENAHSVIDDLISKNQSVAEAIGTASDNIQKVGEAFDQTDVMIGNEIGKN, encoded by the coding sequence ATGATGAGTACAGTTCAAAGTGATATTTTTAAGACCAATAGTGCATCATCATCTATTAAAAGTGCTGCTGAAACATGTAATAATGTGTCGAAACCGGATAAAGATGAAAGTACAACAGTGAGTGGAAATGAAAATGCCCATAGTGTGATAGATGATTTGATTAGCAAAAATCAATCTGTTGCTGAAGCAATAGGAACTGCGAGCGATAATATACAAAAAGTTGGTGAGGCTTTTGACCAAACTGACGTAATGATTGGTAATGAAATTGGTAAAAATTAA